The following proteins come from a genomic window of Burkholderia stabilis:
- a CDS encoding type II secretion system F family protein — protein MYSLMAGVLAVAMLCIAGALMLWRHGEVKRGQADVQRFIDSRIEPAARAAGAIQREPRPAASAASAPGAARAPAAPASRWAHWREIGAEYLGNVASRAGIEDARGKALLALLGLVAVGLVAGSRGGWLGCIAALVCGASLLVFWLVSRIQRRRLTIVRQLPSFLDGIVRLVTLGNSVPAAFQAALLTTEAPLRGCLDHVSRMLRTGVEIDRAMGHIATVYHTKEFELVGSVLRLSVRYGGRADVMLDRMSTFMRDLEQAERELAAMSSETRLSAWVLVMLPIAIGSFVIATNPLYLQSMWNDYTGRQLLFIAFMLQVAGGIWLYHMAKLR, from the coding sequence ATGTATAGCCTGATGGCGGGCGTGCTGGCGGTGGCGATGCTTTGCATCGCCGGCGCGCTGATGCTGTGGCGGCACGGCGAGGTGAAGCGCGGCCAAGCGGACGTGCAGCGCTTCATCGACAGCCGCATCGAACCGGCCGCGCGGGCGGCCGGTGCGATTCAGCGCGAGCCGCGGCCGGCCGCGAGCGCCGCGTCGGCGCCCGGGGCGGCACGCGCGCCCGCCGCGCCTGCTTCGCGCTGGGCACACTGGCGCGAGATCGGTGCGGAGTACCTCGGCAACGTGGCGAGCCGTGCGGGAATCGAGGATGCGCGCGGCAAGGCGCTCCTCGCGCTCCTGGGGCTGGTCGCGGTCGGGCTCGTCGCCGGGAGCCGGGGCGGCTGGCTCGGCTGCATCGCCGCACTCGTGTGCGGTGCGTCGCTGCTCGTGTTCTGGCTCGTGTCCCGCATTCAGCGGCGGCGCCTGACGATCGTTCGCCAGTTGCCGTCGTTCCTCGACGGCATCGTGCGTCTCGTCACGCTCGGCAACAGCGTGCCGGCCGCGTTCCAGGCGGCGCTGCTGACGACGGAGGCGCCGTTGCGCGGTTGTCTGGACCACGTCTCGCGGATGTTGCGCACGGGCGTCGAGATCGACCGTGCGATGGGACATATCGCGACCGTCTATCACACGAAGGAGTTCGAACTGGTCGGTTCGGTGCTGCGGCTTTCCGTTCGATACGGCGGCCGCGCCGACGTCATGCTCGACCGGATGTCGACGTTCATGCGCGACCTCGAGCAGGCCGAGCGGGAGCTGGCGGCGATGTCGTCGGAGACGCGCTTGTCCGCGTGGGTGCTGGTCATGTTGCCGATCGCGATCGGCAGCTTCGTGATCGCGACGAATCCGCTCTATCTCCAGTCGATGTGGAACGACTACACGGGGCGCCAGCTGTTGTTCATCGCCTTCATGCTGCAGGTTGCGGGCGGGATCTGGTTGTATCACATGGCCAAACTCAGGTGA
- a CDS encoding type II secretion system F family protein — translation MTANQIGSFALALGALGVVLLALLAVRRASAESRSDRALANALERRSATLEATGARAAPEVDESRLNAGGRDAGARPSRVAYVLDRLSMVGTRLLDTRIGRYLVADEDRLLLEQCGYVDTRTRGLFLSARLACSIAAPLLFIVLIGSQLTGAQWRAGAGIALVTGFMLPKLYLRRRAAQRRQAVIDELPLLVDMLRLLQGVGLSLDQSIQVVTNDFRGMMPVLSLEMEIAQRQFAAGRTREQSLQRLSSGFENEDLRAIVRLLIQVDKHGGAVQEPLKQFGDRLREARRAMLRERIGRLTVKMTGVMIVTLLPALLIVTAGPGMISVLRALSQAQR, via the coding sequence ATGACAGCCAATCAAATCGGTTCGTTTGCACTCGCACTCGGGGCGCTCGGCGTCGTGCTGCTGGCGCTGCTCGCGGTGCGCCGCGCGAGTGCGGAGTCGCGCAGCGATCGCGCGCTGGCCAACGCGCTCGAACGACGCTCCGCGACGCTCGAGGCAACGGGCGCCCGGGCCGCGCCGGAAGTCGATGAATCCCGGCTGAATGCGGGCGGGCGGGATGCGGGCGCCCGGCCGTCGCGTGTCGCGTACGTGCTCGACCGCCTGTCGATGGTCGGCACGCGCCTGCTTGACACCCGCATCGGCCGGTATCTGGTCGCCGACGAGGATCGGCTCCTGCTGGAGCAGTGCGGCTACGTCGATACGCGCACCCGCGGACTGTTCCTGAGCGCGCGGCTTGCATGCTCGATCGCCGCGCCGTTGCTCTTCATCGTGCTGATCGGCTCGCAACTGACCGGCGCGCAATGGCGGGCCGGCGCCGGCATCGCCCTCGTCACCGGCTTCATGTTGCCGAAGCTCTACCTGCGGCGTCGTGCTGCGCAGCGCCGGCAGGCGGTGATCGACGAATTGCCGCTGCTGGTCGACATGCTGCGTTTGCTGCAAGGCGTCGGGCTGTCGCTCGACCAGAGCATCCAGGTCGTGACGAACGACTTCAGGGGGATGATGCCGGTGCTGTCGCTGGAAATGGAAATTGCCCAGCGGCAATTCGCTGCCGGCCGGACCCGCGAACAGTCGCTGCAGCGGCTGTCATCCGGCTTCGAGAACGAGGATCTGCGCGCGATCGTGCGGCTGCTGATCCAGGTGGACAAGCACGGCGGCGCGGTACAGGAGCCGCTCAAGCAGTTCGGCGACCGGTTGCGCGAGGCGCGCCGCGCGATGCTGCGCGAACGGATCGGCCGGCTGACGGTGAAGATGACGGGCGTCATGATCGTGACGTTGCTGCCCGCGCTGCTGATCGTGACGGCCGGACCGGGGATGATCTCGGTGTTGCGCGCGCTGAGCCAGGCGCAACGCTGA
- a CDS encoding tetratricopeptide repeat protein, giving the protein MRRIDEIVKVAGVLVMAGLLGACSAFKESGYGVGPQAERAALMDAAAQKQSAPDTPGMYLGLIERMQSQGLYYASLAHIDAYEKQYGASPQTILLRADALRMTDQPAASSAVYTQLLNTTLAARGYRGLGLIAGGAGDFSRAAQALSQATVLAPTDASTLSDLAYAKLRCGDIEGARIPLMKAAELDQSNPKIISNLVLYLLASGRTHDAQKLMTQQKLSADIRNDIRGDAAKIAAAARTWRRGSPASASVATPIGSGSVVNVSGSDVAKRPSPVANIQGFDPTAPLLQRFAQ; this is encoded by the coding sequence ATGAGACGCATCGATGAAATCGTGAAAGTGGCCGGCGTGCTCGTGATGGCGGGCCTGCTCGGCGCGTGTTCGGCGTTCAAGGAAAGCGGGTACGGCGTCGGCCCGCAGGCCGAGCGCGCGGCGCTGATGGATGCGGCCGCCCAGAAGCAGTCGGCGCCCGATACGCCGGGCATGTATCTCGGCCTGATCGAGCGGATGCAGTCGCAAGGGTTGTATTACGCGTCGCTGGCGCATATCGACGCCTACGAAAAACAGTACGGCGCATCGCCGCAAACGATCCTGCTGCGTGCCGATGCGTTGCGCATGACCGACCAGCCGGCCGCCAGCTCGGCGGTCTACACGCAGTTGCTCAACACGACGCTTGCCGCGCGCGGATATCGCGGGCTCGGGCTGATTGCCGGCGGCGCGGGCGATTTTTCGCGCGCCGCGCAGGCGTTGTCGCAGGCAACGGTGCTGGCGCCGACCGATGCATCGACGCTTTCGGATCTCGCTTACGCCAAGCTGCGTTGCGGCGATATCGAGGGGGCGCGCATTCCGCTGATGAAGGCTGCGGAGCTCGACCAGAGCAATCCGAAGATCATCAGCAATCTGGTGCTGTACCTGCTCGCATCCGGCCGCACGCACGATGCGCAGAAGCTGATGACGCAGCAGAAACTGTCGGCCGACATCCGCAACGATATTCGCGGCGATGCGGCGAAGATCGCCGCGGCGGCGCGCACGTGGCGCCGTGGGTCCCCGGCGTCGGCTTCGGTCGCGACGCCGATCGGCTCGGGGAGCGTGGTCAACGTGTCGGGCTCGGATGTCGCGAAGCGTCCGTCGCCGGTGGCGAATATCCAGGGATTCGATCCTACTGCGCCGCTGCTGCAGCGGTTCGCACAATGA
- a CDS encoding CpaF family protein — protein MAHDIQFADGAAPFSQSQQFHDIKNAAHEHLLTRIEELGAEFGRWSRQAINQFVDLEIDSFVRLRRIPLNENEVRAIAEALTKELAGFGPIEDLLADPHVEDILINGYNDVYVSRHGILAKLPIRFTDNAHLLRIVRRILAPIGRRLDESNPMVDARLPDGGRVNVVIEPLSIDGPVVSIRKFRKDPLKPADLLANGTFNAEIGTLLEAAVEARCNILVSGGTSSGKTSLLNALAFHIPEHERVVTIEDTAELSLNHPHVVRLESRPGGFDGNGVVSIRDLLRNTLRMRPDRIIVGEVRGGEVLEMLQAMNTGHDGSMGTVHASSPRECLYRLEMLAGFAGFQGTESSLRRQIANAIDFIVQIGRLSNGRRRILSITEVTGLSDNIIATQELYRYEARVTPEGEEIDNWESLGIHPHSPKLARFRQTLQNSGFGGGGGGSGFGGGFGRGGGGFNV, from the coding sequence ATGGCACACGACATCCAATTTGCCGACGGCGCCGCGCCGTTCTCCCAGTCGCAGCAGTTTCACGACATCAAGAATGCCGCGCACGAGCATCTGCTGACGCGTATCGAGGAGCTCGGCGCCGAGTTCGGCCGCTGGTCGCGTCAGGCGATCAACCAGTTCGTCGATCTGGAGATCGACAGCTTCGTGCGGTTGCGGCGCATTCCGCTCAACGAGAACGAGGTCAGGGCGATCGCCGAGGCGCTGACGAAAGAGCTCGCCGGGTTCGGGCCGATCGAGGATCTGCTTGCCGATCCGCACGTCGAGGACATCCTGATCAACGGCTACAACGACGTCTACGTGTCGCGCCACGGCATCCTGGCGAAGCTGCCGATCCGGTTCACCGATAACGCGCACCTGCTGCGCATCGTGCGCCGGATCCTCGCGCCGATCGGCCGGCGTCTCGACGAATCGAATCCGATGGTCGACGCGCGGCTGCCCGACGGCGGGCGCGTCAACGTCGTGATCGAACCGCTGTCGATCGACGGGCCGGTGGTATCGATCCGGAAATTCCGCAAGGACCCGCTGAAACCGGCTGACCTGCTCGCCAACGGCACGTTCAATGCGGAAATCGGCACGTTGCTGGAAGCGGCGGTCGAAGCGCGCTGCAACATCCTGGTGTCGGGCGGCACGAGTTCCGGCAAGACTTCGCTGCTCAATGCGCTGGCGTTCCATATTCCCGAGCACGAGCGGGTCGTGACGATCGAGGATACGGCCGAACTGTCGCTGAATCACCCCCACGTCGTGCGTCTCGAAAGCCGGCCGGGCGGTTTCGACGGCAACGGCGTCGTCTCGATCCGCGACCTGCTGCGCAATACGTTGCGGATGCGGCCGGACCGCATCATCGTCGGCGAAGTGCGTGGCGGCGAAGTGCTCGAAATGCTGCAGGCGATGAATACGGGGCACGACGGATCGATGGGGACCGTCCACGCGAGTTCGCCACGCGAGTGTCTGTATCGACTCGAGATGCTGGCCGGCTTCGCGGGCTTCCAGGGGACGGAGTCGAGCCTGCGCCGGCAGATCGCAAACGCAATCGACTTCATCGTGCAGATTGGCCGTCTGTCGAATGGCCGCCGCCGGATTCTTTCGATCACCGAAGTGACCGGGCTGTCGGACAACATCATCGCGACGCAGGAACTGTATCGCTACGAAGCGCGCGTGACGCCCGAGGGCGAGGAAATCGACAACTGGGAGTCGCTCGGCATCCATCCGCATTCGCCGAAGCTCGCGCGCTTCCGCCAGACGCTCCAGAACAGCGGTTTTGGCGGCGGTGGCGGCGGCAGCGGTTTCGGTGGGGGATTCGGCCGTGGTGGCGGAGGGTTCAATGTATAG